In Legionella lytica, one genomic interval encodes:
- the fni gene encoding type 2 isopentenyl-diphosphate Delta-isomerase codes for MANQYEQFEQRKQDHIKLSLMHENQTADLSKFDSIQLIHDALPDLNFDEITIESMRFGQVVTKPFLVSSMTAGHRRAEHINQHLVEACSQSGWAMGVGSQRRELMDPKAAFEWTHLRKSFPKVHLYSNLGIAQLINTPLADIQRLTDALQANALIIHCNPLQECMQPEGTTDYKGCWQALEQLVKKFHLPVIIKETGCGFSQKTMQRLTDIGIAALDIGGLGGTHWGRIEGHRATQDPIRHQAAITFKNWGIDTVTAVQQAAALKPAFEIWGSGGVTNGLNAAKLFALGASTVGFAKPMLEAALDSTEQVLLQMHTIEYELKVAMFCTGSRVLNDLTQKLA; via the coding sequence ATGGCCAATCAATACGAACAATTTGAGCAGCGCAAACAAGATCACATTAAGCTTTCCCTAATGCATGAAAACCAAACTGCTGACTTAAGTAAGTTTGACAGCATTCAGTTAATCCATGATGCGCTTCCCGATCTTAATTTTGATGAAATCACTATAGAGAGCATGCGATTTGGCCAAGTAGTAACCAAACCATTTCTAGTAAGCTCAATGACGGCAGGACATCGCCGGGCAGAGCATATCAATCAGCATTTAGTTGAAGCCTGCTCGCAAAGCGGCTGGGCCATGGGGGTTGGGTCCCAACGGCGCGAACTGATGGATCCTAAAGCTGCATTCGAATGGACTCACCTACGCAAGAGTTTTCCTAAGGTACATTTATACAGCAACTTAGGGATTGCACAATTAATTAATACTCCGCTTGCCGATATTCAGCGTCTAACCGATGCATTACAAGCAAATGCATTAATCATTCATTGCAACCCATTACAAGAATGTATGCAACCCGAAGGCACCACGGATTATAAGGGCTGTTGGCAAGCATTGGAGCAATTAGTTAAAAAGTTCCATTTACCGGTTATTATCAAAGAAACAGGCTGCGGTTTTTCTCAAAAAACCATGCAGCGTTTGACTGATATAGGTATTGCAGCACTCGACATAGGCGGCTTAGGTGGTACGCACTGGGGACGAATTGAAGGACACCGAGCAACCCAGGATCCCATACGCCATCAAGCAGCAATTACTTTTAAAAATTGGGGCATTGATACTGTCACTGCAGTGCAACAGGCAGCCGCATTAAAACCTGCTTTTGAAATTTGGGGATCGGGTGGTGTCACTAATGGTTTAAATGCTGCCAAATTATTTGCGCTAGGAGCCTCGACTGTAGGTTTTGCAAAGCCGATGCTTGAAGCAGCTTTGGACTCTACAGAGCAAGTTCTTTTGCAAATGCATACGATTGAATACGAATTAAAAGTTGCGATGTTTTGTACTGGCAGTCGTGTTCTTAATGATTTGACTCAGAAATTAGCTTAG
- the ribH gene encoding 6,7-dimethyl-8-ribityllumazine synthase — translation MQKSAQPTEDLSMVESFPIAIIVGVFNRHITQNLQDGVITQLQKRGIKKEHISVYEVPGAIEIPLIAKRLAMSNSVQSIITLGSVIRGDTSHYDLVCTMASEGCMKVSLKYNIPVIFGLLTTENEEQAWDRLGGKHGHKGIELANAAISMQQLLNQLPR, via the coding sequence ATGCAAAAATCAGCACAACCGACAGAAGACCTATCAATGGTAGAATCATTTCCGATTGCCATTATTGTAGGCGTGTTCAATCGGCACATAACTCAGAACTTACAAGATGGCGTAATAACCCAATTACAAAAGCGGGGCATTAAGAAAGAACACATTAGTGTCTATGAGGTTCCAGGTGCTATTGAAATTCCTTTGATCGCTAAAAGGTTAGCAATGTCTAATTCAGTACAATCAATAATCACTTTAGGTTCTGTTATTCGCGGTGACACCAGCCACTATGATCTAGTCTGTACCATGGCTAGCGAAGGCTGTATGAAGGTCTCATTAAAATATAATATTCCCGTCATTTTTGGTTTATTAACGACGGAGAATGAAGAGCAAGCGTGGGATCGTTTAGGCGGAAAACACGGACATAAAGGTATAGAATTAGCCAATGCGGCAATTTCCATGCAGCAACTTTTAAATCAATTGCCGCGGTAA